Genomic segment of Drosophila takahashii strain IR98-3 E-12201 chromosome X, DtakHiC1v2, whole genome shotgun sequence:
CCGAGGGTTTCGTCCAGAAGTACACCTATCCGGAGGAGCAATTCGCCAATTTCCGTGATTTTGCGGACATCAATACACCCGCCGATTCGGCATTTTCGCAATTCGTGGTGGTCTATGCGGCCAAAAATGCCACAGCTCCGCACTCACATCCGCATCCCAAGAACATATTCGAGCAGCTGGAGCTGCTGGACAGGGAGAAGGAGCTGGAGAAGAAGACCAAAACCACCGCCTCATCCAAAAACAAGTCGAAGTTGTCCAAGACAAAGTTGCAGAAGAAGTACCGCAAGAAGGCGGGTCCCAAAATCCAGGATCCCCTGGAAATAGAGCCTTTATTGGCCCTCAGTTAAGCGTCTCTATTgtctatacaaaaaaaaacaaacaaacaaaataccTAAAAAATCAAACCCCCATCACCACTTTCGTTTTCCCCcttgttagttttatttattttatttcgagaTGAATGCAAGCCGCCaccacaaaaagaaaaagaagaagagccACCACCCCTATATCTTAATGTTCATTTccacacaacaaaaaatacaacctGTATTTCGAAAAATGTATACcactatactatatatatcagtgttttttttttggtctgtCTGCTTTTTGTCTCGCATCGTTTGTTAATTCTTAATTCCTAGCCCGTAGTCtactatatctatatatatataaatatgtgtcTTTATGTCTTATACGCGTATctaatgtaattattttttatctaattgagcataattttattatgtgtgtgtacataaaacgagaaatgttaaatgtaattttaaacctaaataaaaacgaaataaaaaacaaattacgcGCTTTTTTCTTTGGTATCTTCCTTTATTGCGCCATAAAGGTGGGGTTTCTATATAAAAGCGTAAGTTTTAGTGTCTCTAAGGCGTTTCGTATTTTGCATAAAGTGCGTTGAGTAAAGTTGTAAAAGAGCCCGCTGTGCgaaatatctaaaaaacaaatgtatatatttatttatataaaaataaaatttagtgTATTTTAATATGCTCACCCAAACGAGTAAAGGTCTTCCCAGTTCGAAAAAATAAGCACCCAGGATGGTTTCGCGTTGAGCTCGTTGCAGGGGAAAAAGTAAAAGTCTTCGGTGTTGCGGAGAAAGTTTTTGCCAAGGAATCACCTCGTAAAGCTGTCTGCCAAATGCCTCAGCCTCCAAACGAACTTGTTCGGCGCCAAAGAGATAGATGCACAATTGGGTGGTGACCACCATGGAAAAGAACCCAAGAAAGGCGAAATTCTGGTCGGTATGTGGCATAATGTACTGGCAAATCACTGAACAATAGAGCACACAGATCACCAGAACCTCAACGAAGGCAATTTCCATAAAGCTGGCATTGAAATGTTGGACCAAGTTCAAGAGACGAGCATGTTCGGCGAAGAGTTTGCCGAAACCGAAATCCGAACGAGATGGATCGGAGTGCTCCTGAATCCACATCAACTGCTGACCAAGGCGACGGTACTGGGAGCTCAGGCCCAGGGCACACCAGCCATATAAGGTGTCCACTCCCGTGGTGGAGCAGCAAAAGAAGCTCAGAACGAACACCATCAGGCAGCAGTCCAGGGCGTAGATATGCGGTTGAGTTACGTCATAGGGAAGGCTGCAATTAAAGTATTTATCCAGgtatatgttaaaaaaagttgtaaaataattgtaaaattaaaaaggcaATATAATCTTGCAAAACttgtaaaatgtaatattttatgatGTAATATCCCAAACTAATaaccttttatttaaatatataataagaaaaattttaacatattttaataagGCAACATAATCTTCCCAacttgtaaattttaatatttaattatgtaatatCCCAAACCAATAACCTTTGGGGTATATATTAGTTATGCTTTTAAGATTTCACTGTTCgtacatatttttaaggaattatagaaaaatattgtaatgaataatataatatcccaaatcaaaaaaaatatctattaagtaatattttaaactattgttatgaaatattagacaaacttgtaaaatataataactaaTGATATAATATTGCAAACCAATATGGATTTGAGAACATAATCCTAAGAATTCACTGTTTCTaagtatttataaagaaaaatgtaaaaatattgtaattaatAGTAGGAACTTTGGAACTTTCATCATGTCTATCACAAAACCACAACTTACATCACCCGAAACGAGCTGACTGGTGCAAATTCCCCCGTCGAATGGTATTTCAGCATGGTCAAAGCCACTGGCATCAACAGAAAGGAGACACTTGTGCCGGCACACATCATGAAGTAAATGGCAGCCATAAGTTGGCCCCTGCGATTCTGGGATCGCCATTCCGAAAgatcctcgtcctcgtcggcGTCCGTAAAAGGCGTCTGAATCAATTGAATGAGGGCCACCAGGTCGTGGGACTTGGCCAAGAATATGGCCATCTTTAGAAGCGAGGAGATCATCTGCAAGCCATGCATCAAGGCCTCCGAACAGAGCACGATTTGGTTGCGATGTTGGACCATAAAAGCGCACACGGTGCAGAGTTCAAAGCCGGTGGCCAGAAACATAATGCCATAAAGAATGGGAGATCGCAGAACTTTGCCCTTTCTATTGCCGCTATTGGGCAGCAGATCCAAGCCCATTCGGGCAAAGGTGAATCGCTGCGTCCAGAGATTCCCCAGAAACACCTCGATTAGCTTTGACATTTCGCCTCTAACTGAAGGGCTGGGAAGCTATAAGGATGACGAAGAAGTGTAttttaaagtgtatttttcGGGGGGCTGGCCGGTAAAAACTTTGTCAGAAACTCTGTCGTTTGTCGCCTAATTGGGCTCTTAAATACGAGTTAATTTAGCGCCCCGGAGAGGCGGAGAAACTTCGGCTAAGTGAAACTGGTCGACTTGGCCagcaaatgatttaattatacGCCCGGGGCGACTGTCCGTCTAAAAAACCACCCAGCACCACCGCAAAACGCACCACTCACACTTATTCTTTGCACGGTGGTGCTAGAATAATATTTGTaagttatatatatttaaatttttgaacatttaaacttattttataaatactaaacttttcttaaagaagaaattaaagaattttgttctttttttaatattatcttatGAATaagattattatattaaaaatattatatacatattttaatataattattattaccttatattataaacattttatattataaatactttaatatCCTTCACCGCATCACTCACACTGATTCTAAGGACAGTGGTgcaagaataatatttttattaattataggtttatttattttttaaatatttaattctcctTAAAAAGTATAAGAATTTGTATTATCATATAAatactatattatataaaaaatattatttacatattataTTATAGATACCTAACTCTTCTTCTAAAGTACAAGTATTTTTTTGAAcatctttttcatttttttttgttttattattattttttaattttttaattttatttattatattatttttggccCACTGTGCGCCGTTCGTCATGGCTAACGGTAACGCTTTGCTGCTGGTCTTACCGACTTATTTTTATAGAGATATATGTACGAGTCGCTTATATCTTTCTACGACCGCTGCAGTCATGGTCATTGTCCGCTAGCGGTTCTTGTTGCTGTGGGCTGACTTTACCGACTCTACGCGACTTTGCTGCTGGTTTTGCATTGCGTTTGTTTATCTATTCCCGACTTTGGCATATGTTTTGACATTTGGAGGCTGGCACTTAATTTACGGCCTCACCTTAGTTCCCCCAGTCATTTTTTGCGAGAATTGCATATGCGATATATGTACGAATGCCAAAGTCGAAGAGAGAGAGATCGGTTTGTAGTGCGTAATGAATGgacttatatatgtataagtaCATCTGGtctaagtatttttaattaactgagAAAACTAATTACAAAAACTCCCTGACCCGCCACCAAACTGACAGAAATTCAATTAAGCGGCAATTGCCGCCCCTTGCAGATCGTGGGAAAATCTATATATCCACCTACTTGTATAGTTAACATCTAGCCAAATGGGCAAACAAAGAATTTATTCGATCGCTAAGCTAATAAAATAGCGACAGCTGTAAGTTACTCgccaaaaacataaatattagcCAGTAAATCGTCGACAAATTGccatcttcatcttcatcgAGCGGAgcccacgcggcgtatgcttGATGTGCGGCATTTAAGCAATTTGCTAATTAATAATGGGTTGGCCAGCGATTCAAATCAATCGGATTCGACTTGCAAATgccttaattaattaatatgcaTAATAAACGGCAATTATGGCTGTGggaaaggtgtgcaaatgatGAATGGCGAACTTATGAACTGCActaggaaaaatataaaatatttactttgaaATTtggagaaatatttatttaaatctatacaaataaataaataaatggagaTTTAATGGTGATTTTTCCGTTACAAACAAGTGGCAGTTCAAACAAATGTCACTTGTTTAAGAATGGAAAACTGGCACTCCTCTTTCagattttctgcttttgagGCCATTTGTCAACGCGCCCTGCCAAAATATTCGACGGAAATTAGAAACtgaaaatcagaaaattctTTGAGCCCGCCTATaaagtggaaaaaaaaatccaaataccaaaaaaaaaaaaacagaaccaATCCAGAGAGTTGAAAATCCAGTCAAGCACCCACACACAATCCAATGTTTGTTGTCTTAAACTGTGTTGCCAATAAACGCGGGCCATGAAAATTTGTACAAGCCACGGATTTCGGGGTCTACAAATCTGGCGACAAGCGCAAAATCACCAGAAatcacttccaaaaaaaaaccgaaaaccagaaaaaaataagGTTTACACACACTTGGCATCCAATTGTGGCCTTATTTTCTGTGCGGCTTTTTCGGGCTATTTGCGTTTCGTGCCGCTGAAAACTTTATTAATATCCAAATCGTGagcttaattgaaatttattgttaatgaaaacaaaattatggccgGTACACCGAACTATGGCCACTTGACACGATAGAACAACGCCAGAGCAGAGAATCCGAAACTGAATCGAACCAAACCGAATCGCCCACCGAAGTCACGAGTTTCTAAAGCCAAAAGAAGGGTGcccatttttaatttggcattTAAGCGCTCATTAAGTTGACAGAAGGCGACGGCTGAGTGACAGAATCGGTGGATAGATTGGTGGGTGGATATATGTGGCCATGCAGAATGTGTTATGCAGAACTGGCCAATTTACAAAGGTGTCTGAAAAAGTATTTGAGTTTATCGAAATGTGTGCTAGATAGATTTCTTGGGTTTAGGGTTATCTATaaagacttatttttatttaacttgaattattcaaaattgatttatttttcacatgcCTTAAATACACTTTACCAACACTGGTGAGTCATGACCACTACGCCATCGACTCGAGTTCTTTTTGaagccctttttttttggtgggcaaatatttacaatcgaactTCTACAAACCCATCATCGACCCAAACTTTTCTTGCCGCCGGCGGCTTCTGTTTGCCTAAGCACTTTGAAGTCTGTGGTGGCTTTTCAGCTTTTCAGATTTTCAGCCTTTTAGCCTTTCACAGTTGCCAActaatgcaaataaattgtgAGCAGTCACCTGTCAAGCGGGCTCATCAAGTCCCTCCGTTTTGGCTGCCTTTTTATGCCACCAGAGTGGCAGAAAAAACCCAGAGGAGACTGCCGTTTTGCGCCGAGGAAGCGATTGTTGTGTGTCCCTCAAACAAAGTAATGTTTTGGCGGATGTAACCTGTGCATTCATTGCATAAATgcactgataaaaaatatttttgtaattttttaaaagccgTACATGAGATGTTTGCACTTCCCATGAAAGGCTTGGTATTTGACAAGATTTTGAActctaaaaactttttataagaGTTTTTACATTGCATTTCTAAGATGTCTGTTATGTTtgagttttttaaaagtcctTATAGagtgtatttaaaattaattcaaatatattttcgtATTTCTTTGTACTTATAGTCTCGGCACATTAGTGGTAGCTCCTTTTAAGgacctttttgtttttccaagtGTTTTTGGCAGCTACCGTTTATTGTTTGCCGTTCTCATTTGGATCTTTGCACGGCAGTTCCTCTCTCTCCGGGGTAAAACTGTCAATGTTAATGCTGGaaacttgaaaaatttcaacaaGCGACGCGACTGCGTTGTATTTGTCGTTTTGTAATGATTTTAATGCCAAgcataaacaattattttcaattgcaACACATTCTTTTGTTGTTCGTCGGCCGCCATTTGCCATCgtttgttttcggttttctgttttctgttttctgttttgtcttttgtgttttatattttgtgttGTGTTTTGTGTGCAATTGGAATTGTAGATTTAAGATGTCGCAGATGTTCGGATGACTCGCTCGCTGGCTGCACAAGTTTTTCCCATCTGACAGCTCGATGAGTCAGTCACTCGGGCgagcagtcagtcagtcagtcaatcagtCAATCGGATACTCGATTGATTGCCAACTTAGTCGGCAGCACGTGTCGCGCAAAAAGTGCGTTGGCCAGCTGCACTAAAGCGATTATTGTCATTAAAATAACTGACAAATTCTGAGATTTGTGTATCAGAAAATGCGAAATAATttttgtccgtccgtccgtctttCCGTCCGTCTATCTATCCGTTtttacgcaaactagtctgtcttgttttagttttaattataaattaaaatattgtaataatttatttcaaattttctgGCAATAAATAACAATCAGTCGAGGGAAAAATCGTCCGCTTCAtaattatatcattttttcGAAGTCCTTTGCTCCTTTGTGCAGCTTGCATTACGCAAAACTTTTCTCCAGTTCTTCGGAGTGCAACAAAAGGCAGAGGAGGCAGCAAAGTGTTAATGGTCATTGTTCAAACAAGCGATCATAATGATTACTCATGTCAATTATTATATAAGACAGATGTCGGCATGCGGCGAAAGCCTCAAAGAGCCAGCAAAAgccaaaggaaaaaaaacagcaGAAGCTGAagcagaaaatataaaaacaacgaAACGGAGGCAACCGAACTGCAATTGATTTTGTTGTATAATTTCTACAGCTTTATCTTGTCGGCAGCTGCATGAAATTTATTGAAGATGCGCTGTGCTTTATTGccatcggtttttttttctggttttttttttgtactgttttttgtttttgactgGCTTGGGGGAATTGCTGCTGTAATTTAACGACACAGAGGAAATTTCGCAAAACGAAAGACTTAAGGCACGAactttggttttatttctGACCGATCTTCTGGGGCTTTGCGCCATAAAACTTATCGCCCCTGATCTTAATTACTTGTGAGCTTTACTGTCCCTTATTTATCTCTCTTGGCTCAACGATTTATTGCCTTGCTGATGGGCTGTGTAAAATGATGGATCTGAAAGGAATCATTTTTCTGCTATATCAGCACGGCTATactatatttcgaaattcTTTTTTCATGGCCTTGCCATTTCGCTTTTCACTTTCTACTGCAATTTTCGTTCGGTAATCTAATTGGGTTATCCAATTGAGCGGCAAACCATAAGGGTTGTGTTCATGTCGGCGAAAGCAAGAAAACTGCCAATTTGGCGAGCAGAAGTTGTTGGATGCTGAACCGCTGAATGTTGTTGGATGTTGGAGAGAGCGAAAGTGAAATTGTCCTCGTCGTTGTCGGCatgcaaattgaaaaatactCGCCGAATGTTGACAATGTTGCCTTTTTCCCCCCAGTGCACGATTTGCGGCGGAGCAGGAAACATTTTGCAGCTCTTGGAGTCGCGAATTGCGATCTGCAAGCTGCGAACTGCGAATCGCGGATCTCGGCAACCGGCCATGAAAGAGGAAATCAATGTTGCACCGACCGACGGCCGAGAGCAgcagaaaaccgaaaacgaaaaaagaaaaacgaaaaagaaaaaataaaagcggtcggcaccaaaaaaagaaaagtcaCACGCTTTTGCTGGAAAGCGAAACCAATTTCACTTGCCGACCAAGTCAAATGCATTTGCGAGTTCGTAGTTTCGTAGTTATGAGTGCAACAGCAACGGCAATAGAAATACAGGCAGCAACTACAACGAGAGCAGCAGAGACAACATAATCATGGCAATTGACAAGATGTGTCAACCCGGAcaatgcactggaaaaaaatcgAGGCTCATGGAGTGATTTCGTTGGAAACTAGCTTCGCTTCTCGTACATTAAATTCACTAGTACACCAAGAAtatcaaattttacaaataaaatagtacattttacaataaatataaaaataatacattttacaaaaaaattgtaaattttacattaaaaattgtcaattttaaattaaaaattgtcaattttacattaaaaattgttttatttatgtacTAGAAATTCTAAGAGTTATATTATAAATGGCcaattttacattaaaaaagtattcaTTTATATACTAGAACTTCTAAGAGTTATTAGTTTCTAATCTAtagataatatttatttattatcaacAATTTCGTGTAGTGCACGCGAGAAAAGAAGAAACAAGTGAAATGCGCAACACGAAAAGGAAAGCGAGAAGCAGCGAGAGTTGCAATTGCATTCGACTAAGATGCAATTCGCTTCGATTGCATTGCGTCAAACGAGTTTCCTGTTGGCCGAAAGCGCGTAAAGTGCCCCCCTGCATCgaagttgctgttgcttgttgctggttgctgctgttggttagcaatttttcacaatttgCAATTATTGAATTTCTTCGATGACATCAGCGAACGAGAAACGATAACGACGACAACACGTTGTCATAGttggatgttgctgctgtgcttggtgttgctgttgctgctgatgttgctgttggtgttgctgctgctgcaattgctgctgctgatgtcgATGGCTTCCTgtcatttgatttcatttagcTAATgtgcaattaatttgaatttgcatTATGTTGCAGCAGTTGagtgttgcttttgctgttgctaCTACTAATTAGCTGTTGCTGGTTGCCACACCAGGAGATTGGCCAACAAATGTGTTTGCAGCGCATTTTCACAACAGGACAGATGGGATGCATAATCACTTCCTAAACTTATTCCATGGGCCTTACAAAAtaaccacacacacagacccttaaaaaaatgttactaGCCAAACCCAAGAAGATtcagaaaacacaaaaagatattgcataaattttcaaacagtGCGGAAGGGGAGGGATCAaaccaaatatatataatcatTTCAGCGCCTGACGCAAGATGATGTTGCAAGCtgccagcaacatcagcagctaagcagcaacagcaacagcagcagcagcaacatcaacaaccAGCGACGAGTGTCATTGACTAATGTTGCATGAAGCGCATAAAGCTGGCAAAAGGTAACCACAATAACCAAAAATCCAATCTATGGAAACCGAAACTCAAGCCcaaaactgaaaccgaaacaaTAGAACCgaagttgcaagttgctgctgccgtttctttattgttgtatttttgttttgctttttgccAACTTTTGGATGCTCAAAACCCAGCCccacacataaaaaaatatctaaagaAATATTAGTAAAGAATCACAGATTAATAcaatttggtatttaaaatggtcactaatttaaatttcacattttaaaagcTTTATGAAAAACAATTATATGAAATaggtttatattaaaataacaacTAGATAACTTTATAATAcagggaatatttaaaattttaaaaaattaaattagaacTTTTTTTACAGTGTAACGCGGCTGTCCCCGCATTGATGGCTCGGCTATAATTTAATGCCGTTCGGCAGACATCTTCGAAATGTGAATAGGTTGAAACAGGGTCATTTGAGTAGGAGGGAAACGGGGGGGAACTCATCTGGGTTCCAAAAAAGCGGGGATTTTGGCGGGCAAAGAGTTTTCTGGGATCTGCGATTAATTTTTGTGTGGGTGGGGTGTGCATCTATAACGATGGTAGCCTGACATTTGTCGGCAAACGTGAAAGGGCACACAGACATTTTTCCGAAAATAGAAACATTCGTCGTTGTCTGTCAACCTGCGCCTCTTTTTCCCCCCAAAACTGCACTGTTCAAAAATTTAGGCAATTACGTTTAATTTAAACGTCCTTTTTTCCAATAAAACTTTCATAATAATGCTCTTAAAAATCGATTAAATCCCCAAATCATTATAAGCATTTCTTTGCTTATAATTCATTtgatctttatttattttagacaTTCAGTGTTCATTTGCttcatgatttattttttattagtctcaaaaatgtaatatatttcCTGGCAGTGTCTTAATCTGACTCCTCCAATCCATTGGACCTCAAAATGCCGCGCTGCCACTTCGATGCGCCACTCGGCgtgccaaaatgttaaatggGACAAGACAAAGGCAAAAGACTGGCCAAGGAGTTTGGATAGTTCAAAGAAGGGGGCTCAGAGTGGTTTTTTTTGGAGGAGGAGAACCGGCCACTTGCCACTTGCCACACCGGCAAAACATTCGCCCAACCAGCCGAGCCTTCTCTCTTAAACTCCGGCCAAATgtcaggaaaaaatatattgccaAAGAATCAcagtgaaataataaaaaaaatatatatataaaacataaGACCCAAAAAACAAAGCTGCATTCCACGGTGGCACAAACATTGGCAAGACAAAATGGGTTATTAGACAGACagttgcacaaaaaaataacagggTAAGTCATCAAATTTTAGAGGGTAATATGCATTTTTggggaattttatttaatatctattatattttgtaatatatttattcataaCTTGAAGCATAATTCTTTattgataacattttttttttgttttttgacaaatataaaaattgagcTGTGTTTAAAACATggaaatatacataaattcaAAGGACTTCAAAAAGAAACCTCAAAAGGATATCCCCAAGTCGACTGTTTGTtgaactaagaaaaaatcgtgtGGCCTGGCAAATTGTTTGGCACTTTGTTGCAAATGTTTTTGTCGGTTTGCGCAATTCATGGGCCTCCAAAAAATTGACCCTTTATTTGCTGGGTTCACCTTGTTTCTGTTGGGTTTcttctttattatttgttttttttttgtgttgtgttttttctatatttttgtggCAAGAAACAACTTTAGggctttgttttgtatttcaaGCTGGGATCGTCAGTTGAATTCTTCTGAAGCGATCAATGCCACAGAAATACCgaatcaaaaaaaatgttgcaagTCATTAGCGTTTTTGCAACGATTTTGCGtcgaattaatttgaattgaatCGATCATCATAATTCAAAAGAATCGAATCGATCGAATGCTGCTGATCAATCCGATTTGGCATTTGGACACCGATTGACAGCCGCCCCACACAGATTGCAGATTGTCGATCTCGGATTTAAGATTTCAGATTTCTCTGATCTCAAATCTCGGATCAGTGATCACCGATCGCCAATCGCATAATAAATGTCCTACGACTGTCAAATGCCATCGAAATGTCAGTTCAAATCGGCCAAATGGCATCAACAGCGTAGAGaatcgatttcgatttcgattctcAGTCGCAAAGTCAAATTGACAATTTTCATTATTGGGGGGCTTAAATGGATCGCATTTGGATAACCTTGACTTTCAAACCGAAATGTCAGCGAGGGGAATGACTTGGACATGCAAAGCACAtacgtaataaaaataaataaaaataaataaaaataaagacaatAGTCAGTAAATAAATAGACACACAAAAGAAGCCAGCGAAACAGAAAAACATTCGCAGTCAATCAATTGGACAAGCCGTACAAATTGTACATTTTAAACGGATCAAAATGATTCGAGGAGAGGTGGGGACTGCGGTATAAAGCTGATCAAGGGGGCGGGGCTGTTCAATTAGAGTCACACCATCGATGATCTCAAGGCGAGCATTATTAAAAGCACTC
This window contains:
- the Or1a gene encoding odorant receptor 1a isoform X1 — its product is MSKLIEVFLGNLWTQRFTFARMGLDLLPNSGNRKGKVLRSPILYGIMFLATGFELCTVCAFMVQHRNQIVLCSEALMHGLQMISSLLKMAIFLAKSHDLVALIQLIQTPFTDADEDEDLSEWRSQNRRGQLMAAIYFMMCAGTSVSFLLMPVALTMLKYHSTGEFAPVSSFRVILPYDVTQPHIYALDCCLMVFVLSFFCCSTTGVDTLYGWCALGLSSQYRRLGQQLMWIQEHSDPSRSDFGFGKLFAEHARLLNLVQHFNASFMEIAFVEVLVICVLYCSVICQYIMPHTDQNFAFLGFFSMVVTTQLCIYLFGAEQVRLEAEAFGRQLYEVIPWQKLSPQHRRLLLFPLQRAQRETILGAYFFELGRPLLVWIFRTAGSFTTLLNALYAKYETP
- the Or1a gene encoding odorant receptor 1a isoform X2, which encodes MMEMELEMKDFKSHSQWETNVDAGNRLLETQAQVDEVVGIMRVNVEKVLERDQALSELSERADQLELGASQFVRQSGRLKRKHWWANIKMIIFLGIIAIILLVILLVYIWPTGGGEGSKVITEGPKKYKILPYDVTQPHIYALDCCLMVFVLSFFCCSTTGVDTLYGWCALGLSSQYRRLGQQLMWIQEHSDPSRSDFGFGKLFAEHARLLNLVQHFNASFMEIAFVEVLVICVLYCSVICQYIMPHTDQNFAFLGFFSMVVTTQLCIYLFGAEQVRLEAEAFGRQLYEVIPWQKLSPQHRRLLLFPLQRAQRETILGAYFFELGRPLLVWIFRTAGSFTTLLNALYAKYETP